TATCTTGAGCAAGAACGAACACAAGAACAACTAAATGAAGCGTTCCATTTGTTAAAAAAGTATGACTTAGCTGAGGAAAAAGAACGCAACGATCGTAATGAAAAGATGGCTACTCTTTTTAGCCAAGCTTAACCCTCTTCTAATGAAGGCATCACTTAGGCGACCTTTCAATGGGTCGCCTTGCAGAAATAACACTTCTTTTCGAGTGGGAAAGAATAGTTCCTAAAGTATTATTCCTCCTCAAGCTCCTCAAGCGGC
This genomic interval from Desertibacillus haloalkaliphilus contains the following:
- a CDS encoding group-specific protein gives rise to the protein MGKCNIDHSLEDVKKKLDEQSSFLPADIKKEFTTYLEQERTQEQLNEAFHLLKKYDLAEEKERNDRNEKMATLFSQA